A single window of Syntrophus aciditrophicus SB DNA harbors:
- the ribD gene encoding bifunctional diaminohydroxyphosphoribosylaminopyrimidine deaminase/5-amino-6-(5-phosphoribosylamino)uracil reductase RibD, which produces MNDEFYMKRALQLARKGEGWVSPNPMVGSVIVKNDRIIGEGYHRKFGEAHAEINALNGAKESAEGSTIYVSLEPCSHYGKTPPCVERLVACRPKRVVIGTTDPNPLVAGRGIGILKRNGIEVTVGVLEEVCREINESFLKFIQFRIPFVTLKYAQTLDGRIATSTGHSRWISSPPSRRFAHRLRHAHDAILVGIGTVLSDDPELTVRLVRGKNPLRIVLDSRLRIPLTARILQEQDQAKTLMVTTDHADRKKLSQLNDRGIETLILPVESSGRIDLNRLLRELGSRGIASVLVEGGSGILTALMAQDLADRLIAIIAPKISGRGIEAVGQLNITSMGKAIGLVFRKIYRKGDDLIIDSRFRRPAETSHPAPPDKPIIPLR; this is translated from the coding sequence TTGAACGATGAATTCTATATGAAGCGAGCCCTTCAGCTTGCCCGGAAAGGGGAAGGGTGGGTCAGTCCCAACCCGATGGTGGGCTCGGTCATCGTCAAAAACGACCGTATCATCGGAGAGGGCTATCATCGAAAATTCGGAGAGGCTCATGCGGAGATCAATGCCCTGAACGGGGCAAAGGAATCGGCCGAGGGCTCGACCATCTATGTGTCCCTCGAACCCTGCAGCCACTACGGCAAAACGCCGCCCTGCGTTGAACGTCTCGTCGCCTGCCGGCCGAAGCGGGTCGTCATCGGCACGACGGACCCCAACCCCCTCGTAGCGGGCCGGGGAATCGGGATTTTGAAACGCAACGGCATCGAAGTCACCGTCGGGGTTCTCGAAGAGGTCTGCCGGGAAATCAACGAATCCTTCCTGAAATTCATCCAGTTCCGAATCCCCTTCGTGACCCTGAAATACGCCCAGACCCTGGACGGCAGGATCGCGACGTCAACCGGCCATTCCCGCTGGATCAGTTCACCCCCTTCAAGACGGTTCGCTCACCGTCTGCGCCATGCCCACGATGCAATCCTGGTCGGCATCGGCACGGTTCTGTCGGATGACCCGGAGCTGACCGTCCGCCTGGTTCGGGGGAAAAATCCCCTGCGGATCGTTCTGGACAGCCGCCTCCGGATACCCCTGACGGCGCGCATTCTTCAGGAGCAGGATCAGGCAAAAACCCTGATGGTGACAACCGATCACGCGGACAGGAAAAAGCTTTCCCAATTGAACGACCGCGGCATCGAAACGCTCATTCTGCCTGTAGAGTCATCAGGAAGAATTGACCTGAACCGGCTTCTCCGGGAACTGGGAAGCCGCGGCATCGCTTCGGTGCTGGTCGAAGGCGGCTCCGGAATTCTCACCGCCCTGATGGCTCAAGACCTTGCCGATCGCCTGATTGCCATCATCGCCCCCAAGATTTCAGGCCGGGGGATCGAAGCCGTCGGGCAACTGAACATAACCAGCATGGGAAAGGCCATCGGGTTGGTTTTCAGGAAAATTTACCGCAAAGGCGATGACCTCATCATTGACAGCCGTTTCCGCAGGCCGGCAGAAACGTCACATCCTGCACCCCCCGATAAACCGATCATCCCCCTCCGGTAA
- a CDS encoding NAD(P)/FAD-dependent oxidoreductase: MEIKITDIPLALGDEEKKLPAAAADILGISMEAISHVKILRKSLDARRNRPPCFVYAVVVDLPDSIDIPNIQDSRVTVGSETPVVKETGKPLRRIEKRPVIVGSGPAGLFASLVLARAGVPVLLIERGKPVPERLRDVQDFWIRGHFHPESHVHFGEGGAGTFSDGKLTSRGKNPRTAWVRKIFVEMGAPADILIEAKPHIGTDQLRKVVVQMRKNLQSLGCEVRFGAKMTDLIVHDGVISGLVINGREEIETGHILLAIGQSADDSYRVLHKNGIRLVPKPFAAGLRIEHPQALINEIQYGPWAGHPELPPAEYVLTARIPSIDRSVYTFCMCPGGQVIGCSAMEKGVITNGMSNSRRDGPFANSAVVVNIRIEDFAGESHDPLSGLRFRRCWEEAAYALGGGNYYAPVQRLTDFLCGRFSTGKLNTSFLPGVTSAYLDRVLPGFAVEALKQGLFIFNNKMPGFISGEAVLIGVETRTSSPVRILRGEDGQSASVRGIFPCGEGAGYAGGIVSSALDGIRAAEMLLRSLP; the protein is encoded by the coding sequence ATGGAGATAAAAATCACAGATATTCCGCTGGCTCTGGGCGACGAAGAGAAAAAACTGCCGGCCGCGGCGGCGGACATCCTGGGCATTTCCATGGAAGCGATTTCCCACGTGAAAATTCTACGGAAATCCCTTGACGCGCGGCGGAACCGACCTCCCTGCTTTGTCTACGCCGTGGTGGTAGACCTCCCGGATTCGATTGATATACCGAATATCCAAGACAGTCGGGTTACGGTGGGTTCAGAAACGCCGGTCGTGAAAGAGACTGGAAAGCCTCTCCGGCGGATCGAGAAAAGGCCGGTGATCGTCGGTTCCGGTCCGGCCGGCCTTTTTGCATCCCTCGTTCTGGCCCGTGCCGGTGTGCCGGTGCTCCTGATCGAAAGGGGCAAGCCGGTGCCTGAACGTCTTCGGGATGTTCAGGATTTCTGGATCAGGGGGCATTTCCATCCGGAGAGCCATGTCCATTTCGGAGAAGGCGGCGCCGGCACTTTTTCCGACGGAAAGCTGACCAGCCGCGGGAAAAATCCCCGGACCGCCTGGGTCAGGAAAATCTTTGTTGAAATGGGCGCGCCTGCGGATATTCTCATCGAGGCGAAGCCTCATATCGGAACGGACCAATTGCGCAAGGTGGTTGTTCAAATGCGGAAGAATCTTCAGTCTCTCGGCTGTGAAGTCCGTTTCGGGGCAAAAATGACCGATCTGATCGTCCACGATGGAGTCATCTCCGGTCTGGTGATCAACGGCAGGGAGGAAATCGAAACCGGGCACATTCTCCTGGCTATCGGGCAGAGTGCTGATGATTCCTATCGCGTTCTCCATAAGAATGGTATCCGGCTTGTTCCCAAGCCCTTCGCCGCGGGGCTGAGGATCGAACATCCTCAGGCGCTGATCAACGAGATCCAGTACGGTCCCTGGGCCGGACATCCGGAACTGCCTCCTGCCGAGTACGTTCTGACCGCCCGGATTCCCTCTATCGACCGCTCGGTTTACACCTTCTGCATGTGTCCCGGCGGGCAGGTTATCGGCTGCAGCGCCATGGAAAAGGGCGTGATCACCAACGGGATGAGCAACTCCCGGCGGGACGGTCCCTTTGCCAACAGCGCCGTCGTGGTGAATATCCGCATAGAGGATTTTGCGGGGGAGTCGCATGATCCCCTGAGCGGGCTCCGCTTTCGGCGGTGCTGGGAAGAGGCGGCCTATGCGCTGGGCGGTGGAAATTATTATGCTCCAGTGCAGCGTCTGACTGATTTTCTTTGTGGTCGGTTTTCAACAGGAAAACTGAACACCAGTTTTCTTCCCGGTGTTACCTCGGCCTACCTGGATCGGGTTCTCCCCGGATTTGCCGTTGAGGCGCTCAAGCAGGGGCTGTTCATTTTTAATAATAAAATGCCGGGATTTATATCAGGAGAGGCGGTTTTGATCGGCGTGGAAACCAGGACCTCATCGCCTGTGCGCATCCTTCGGGGTGAAGACGGCCAGAGCGCTTCTGTCCGGGGGATTTTCCCCTGCGGCGAAGGCGCCGGGTACGCGGGCGGCATTGTCAGCTCGGCGCTGGATGGCATCCGGGCGGCGGAAATGCTGCTGCGTTCCTTACCTTAA
- a CDS encoding transcription termination/antitermination protein NusG: protein MSWYAVHTRSRHEDKVFTGLVQKSITTFLPKIEVWSKRKDRRKRIMTPLFPGYLFVDMPCLDNQAKLDVLKTFGVVRILGKPTGSAPIPVPDDKIDAIRRIVDSRVEVQNLQYPHVGEAARIVDGPFKGIEGTVIKTDYDKDLFVVTIELLQRSVAIKLDSSQIEKI from the coding sequence ATGTCCTGGTATGCGGTTCACACAAGAAGCCGTCACGAAGACAAAGTCTTTACCGGTCTCGTTCAGAAATCCATCACCACGTTTCTACCGAAGATCGAGGTCTGGAGCAAAAGAAAAGATCGCCGGAAAAGGATTATGACCCCCCTTTTCCCGGGATATCTATTCGTTGACATGCCCTGTCTCGATAATCAGGCGAAGCTGGATGTGCTGAAGACCTTCGGCGTTGTCCGCATTCTCGGCAAGCCCACCGGATCGGCTCCGATCCCCGTCCCAGATGACAAGATCGATGCGATTCGCCGCATCGTGGATTCCAGGGTTGAGGTTCAGAATCTTCAGTATCCGCATGTGGGAGAAGCGGCCAGGATTGTCGACGGCCCATTCAAGGGCATAGAAGGCACGGTGATCAAAACGGATTACGACAAGGATCTTTTTGTCGTCACGATCGAACTGCTCCAGCGGTCCGTGGCCATCAAACTCGACAGTTCCCAGATCGAGAAGATATGA
- a CDS encoding peptide chain release factor family protein has product MSISPEKEKDVAQRMARLGISEDDLRETFIRSSGPGGQNVNKTATCVYLVHLPTGLSVKCQQDRSQTVNRLLARRLLLDRIERLKTGRIAAEKARIEKIRRQKRRRSQRAQEKVLELKHRQSERKKLREKVGTEDA; this is encoded by the coding sequence ATGAGTATTTCACCGGAAAAAGAAAAAGACGTCGCCCAGCGGATGGCCCGCCTTGGAATTTCAGAGGACGATTTACGGGAAACTTTTATCCGCTCTTCAGGACCCGGCGGTCAAAATGTCAACAAAACGGCAACCTGCGTCTATCTCGTTCACCTGCCCACGGGCCTTTCCGTTAAATGCCAGCAGGACCGCTCTCAAACCGTGAACCGTCTGCTGGCCAGGCGATTGCTTCTCGATCGGATCGAACGGCTGAAGACGGGGCGGATCGCCGCGGAGAAGGCGCGGATCGAAAAAATCCGCAGACAGAAAAGACGCCGCTCGCAACGGGCGCAGGAAAAAGTCCTTGAGTTGAAGCATCGGCAGTCTGAAAGAAAGAAACTCCGGGAAAAAGTTGGAACAGAGGATGCGTGA
- a CDS encoding siroheme decarboxylase subunit beta — protein MLTRDEQQILQALQGDIPLHSRPFAALGKRLNLSEDTVIRIIQELADRGIIRKIGAILRHRQAGFKQNAMVVWSVPESRMEITGKILASFPEVSHCYERTPSFEGKYNLFTMVHLKYPDIANQVREMAQAADLDDYQILVSETEYKKSSMVYFT, from the coding sequence GTGCTGACACGGGATGAGCAGCAAATCCTTCAAGCCCTGCAGGGTGATATTCCACTGCATTCCCGACCCTTTGCCGCTTTAGGGAAACGCCTCAACCTGTCGGAGGACACCGTGATCCGGATTATCCAGGAATTGGCCGACCGAGGGATTATCCGCAAAATCGGTGCCATTCTCCGGCATCGTCAGGCGGGATTTAAGCAGAACGCCATGGTTGTCTGGTCTGTTCCGGAATCGCGCATGGAGATTACGGGAAAGATTCTGGCCTCTTTTCCCGAAGTGTCGCACTGCTATGAACGAACGCCCTCTTTCGAAGGGAAATACAATCTCTTTACCATGGTTCATCTGAAATATCCGGATATTGCGAATCAGGTGCGGGAGATGGCGCAGGCGGCAGATCTTGACGATTATCAGATCCTCGTCAGCGAAACCGAGTATAAAAAAAGCAGCATGGTCTATTTCACATGA
- the hemL gene encoding glutamate-1-semialdehyde 2,1-aminomutase — protein sequence MTKSLSEQLFETAEGLLPGGVNSPVRAFRAVGGVPRFIDRAEGSRIYDIDGREYIDYVGSWGPMILGHSHPQVVEAIRKAVERGTSYGAPTPGEIALARTIIEAFPSMEMIRMVSSGTEAVMSAIRLARGFTGRDKILKFEGCYHGHGDSLLVKAGSGVATLGIPGSPGVPACLAELTITVPFNSNEAFRKAVDRHGKELACVIVEPVAANMGVVNPRPGFLETLRELTRKAGIVLIFDEVITGFRLAYGGFQKLCRLEPDLTCLGKIIGGGLPVGAFGGKRTIMDFLAPNGPVYQAGTLSGNPLAMSAGLATLETLRSRRDDYAALDRRTADLCAAMGKLFRTAELPVRINRAGSLFTVFFTDSDVFDYETASHCNLERYARFFKGMLDRGVYLAPSAFEAAFVSFAHSDEDLEKTLQACAETIKTLGGNP from the coding sequence ATGACAAAATCCTTATCGGAACAACTTTTTGAAACCGCGGAAGGTCTTCTTCCCGGCGGGGTGAACAGTCCCGTGAGGGCGTTCCGGGCTGTCGGAGGGGTTCCCCGTTTTATCGACCGGGCAGAAGGTTCCCGGATCTATGATATTGACGGCAGGGAATACATCGATTATGTCGGATCATGGGGTCCGATGATCCTTGGCCACAGCCATCCGCAGGTCGTGGAGGCGATCCGGAAGGCCGTCGAACGTGGAACCAGTTACGGCGCTCCGACCCCCGGAGAAATTGCCCTGGCGAGGACCATTATTGAAGCCTTTCCCTCCATGGAGATGATCCGGATGGTCAGCTCCGGCACGGAAGCCGTCATGAGCGCCATCCGCCTGGCCCGCGGATTCACGGGCAGAGATAAAATTCTCAAATTCGAGGGCTGTTATCACGGCCATGGCGATTCGCTCCTGGTCAAAGCCGGTTCCGGAGTCGCTACCCTGGGAATCCCCGGCAGCCCCGGCGTGCCGGCATGCCTCGCCGAACTGACGATCACCGTCCCTTTCAATTCCAACGAAGCCTTCCGCAAAGCCGTGGATCGCCACGGCAAAGAACTGGCCTGCGTCATTGTGGAACCCGTCGCGGCGAACATGGGCGTTGTCAACCCCCGGCCGGGATTTCTGGAAACCCTCCGGGAACTGACCCGAAAGGCCGGGATCGTCCTCATCTTTGACGAGGTCATCACCGGTTTTCGCCTTGCCTATGGCGGATTCCAGAAACTCTGCCGCCTCGAACCCGACCTGACCTGCCTGGGGAAGATCATCGGTGGCGGACTTCCCGTCGGCGCCTTCGGCGGCAAACGGACAATCATGGACTTTCTGGCCCCCAATGGACCCGTCTACCAGGCGGGCACCCTCTCCGGCAATCCCCTGGCCATGTCGGCCGGGCTGGCCACCCTGGAAACGCTGCGCAGCCGGAGGGATGACTACGCCGCTTTGGACAGGCGCACGGCAGACCTCTGCGCCGCCATGGGAAAACTCTTCAGGACCGCGGAGCTTCCTGTACGCATCAACCGGGCAGGCTCCCTGTTCACGGTGTTCTTTACGGATTCCGATGTATTCGATTACGAAACAGCCAGTCACTGCAACTTGGAACGGTATGCCCGCTTCTTCAAGGGCATGCTGGATCGGGGCGTCTATCTTGCGCCGTCCGCTTTCGAAGCGGCCTTTGTTTCCTTTGCCCATTCCGATGAAGATTTAGAGAAAACGCTGCAGGCCTGCGCTGAAACCATAAAAACTTTGGGAGGTAACCCATGA
- the gmd gene encoding GDP-mannose 4,6-dehydratase, with the protein MKKAFITGITGQDGSYLAEFLLGKGYEVHGLIRRSSTFNTDRIDHLYKDFHDPQARLYLHYGDLSVSGQLTDMLYDISPDEIYHLGAQSHVRVSFDMPEYTGDVTGLGTLRLLEAIRKTGVKARFYQASSSEMFGAAPPPQHEGTLFQPQSPYAAAKVYAYYVVRNYRDAYKLFACNGILFNHESPRRGETFVTRKITRGATQIKLGLRDKLYLGNLEAKRDWGFAGDYVEAMWLMLQQDKPDDYVIATGETHSVREFAEKVFQKLDLDYHQYVEIDPRYFRPTEVDVLLGDSSKARRLLNWKPRVSFDELVEMMIAADLELAQREKTLTDAGYSCNLNPHLCI; encoded by the coding sequence ATGAAAAAAGCATTTATCACCGGCATTACAGGACAGGACGGCTCCTATCTGGCTGAATTTCTCCTCGGGAAAGGCTATGAAGTCCACGGCCTGATCCGGCGCTCCAGTACCTTCAATACGGACCGCATCGACCATCTGTACAAGGATTTCCACGATCCTCAGGCCAGGCTTTATCTGCATTACGGAGATCTCTCCGTTTCCGGTCAGTTGACTGACATGCTCTACGACATCAGTCCCGATGAAATCTATCACCTCGGCGCCCAGAGCCACGTGCGGGTCAGCTTCGACATGCCCGAATACACGGGAGACGTCACCGGCCTCGGAACCCTCAGGCTCCTGGAGGCGATCCGGAAAACCGGCGTAAAGGCCCGTTTTTATCAGGCTTCCTCAAGTGAAATGTTCGGGGCCGCCCCCCCTCCACAGCATGAAGGGACCCTTTTCCAGCCGCAAAGCCCTTACGCCGCCGCCAAGGTCTATGCCTATTACGTCGTCAGGAATTACCGGGACGCTTACAAGCTGTTTGCCTGCAATGGAATCCTGTTCAACCATGAATCCCCCCGGCGGGGTGAAACCTTCGTCACCCGGAAGATCACCCGGGGTGCTACCCAGATCAAGCTTGGTCTTCGGGACAAGCTCTATCTGGGCAACCTGGAAGCAAAAAGAGACTGGGGCTTTGCCGGCGATTATGTGGAAGCCATGTGGCTGATGCTCCAGCAGGACAAGCCGGACGACTACGTAATCGCCACGGGGGAAACCCATTCCGTCCGGGAGTTTGCCGAGAAGGTCTTTCAGAAGCTGGATCTCGACTACCATCAGTATGTGGAAATCGATCCCCGCTACTTCCGCCCCACGGAGGTGGACGTTCTGCTCGGCGACTCATCCAAAGCCAGACGCCTCCTGAACTGGAAGCCGCGTGTCAGCTTCGATGAACTGGTCGAAATGATGATCGCCGCGGACCTGGAACTCGCTCAGCGGGAGAAAACGCTGACGGACGCCGGTTACTCCTGCAATCTGAACCCGCATCTCTGCATTTAA
- a CDS encoding GDP-L-fucose synthase family protein produces MPTDFTDKRIAVTGGKGFLGKHLISRLQERGCRQIIIVDLPEYHLVHQDDIRKMYGEVKPDIVIHLAAKVGGIGFNQANPATLFYENLMMGVQLLHEGWAQGIEKFVGIGTICAYPKFTPVPFKEEDIWNGYPEETNAPYGLAKKMMLVQAQAYRQQYGFNAIFLLPVNLYGPGDNFDPQSSHVIPALIKKCVDARLQKEEEIMVWGTGQATREFFYVEDAAEAIVLAAEKYDKSEPVNIGAGFEISIRDLVTLIAELTGFTGRIVWDSSRPDGQPRRMLDTRRAYEEFGFQAKTDFRLGLKKTIDWYVEQRSRELGTKLIL; encoded by the coding sequence ATGCCGACAGACTTTACGGATAAGCGCATCGCGGTGACGGGCGGCAAGGGATTTCTGGGAAAGCATCTGATTTCCCGCCTGCAGGAACGAGGCTGTCGTCAAATCATCATCGTGGACCTCCCCGAATATCATCTGGTTCATCAGGATGATATCCGGAAGATGTACGGTGAGGTAAAGCCGGATATCGTGATTCATCTCGCTGCCAAGGTCGGGGGAATCGGGTTCAATCAGGCCAATCCGGCAACCCTTTTCTATGAAAATCTGATGATGGGCGTCCAACTGCTTCATGAAGGCTGGGCCCAGGGAATTGAAAAGTTTGTCGGCATCGGAACCATCTGCGCGTATCCCAAATTCACCCCCGTTCCCTTTAAAGAAGAGGATATCTGGAACGGCTACCCGGAAGAAACCAATGCCCCCTACGGACTCGCCAAGAAAATGATGCTGGTCCAGGCTCAGGCTTATCGGCAGCAATATGGCTTCAACGCCATTTTCCTGCTTCCGGTCAACCTTTACGGACCCGGAGACAACTTCGACCCCCAGTCCTCGCACGTCATTCCGGCCCTGATCAAAAAATGTGTTGACGCCCGGCTGCAAAAAGAAGAGGAAATCATGGTCTGGGGAACGGGACAGGCCACACGGGAATTCTTCTATGTCGAAGACGCGGCGGAAGCCATCGTTCTGGCCGCGGAAAAGTACGATAAAAGTGAACCGGTCAATATCGGCGCCGGTTTTGAAATATCCATCCGTGACCTGGTGACGCTCATCGCGGAATTGACCGGATTCACGGGTCGGATCGTCTGGGACAGCTCCCGTCCGGATGGTCAGCCCCGACGGATGCTGGACACCCGTCGGGCTTATGAAGAATTCGGATTTCAGGCTAAAACCGACTTTCGCCTGGGGTTGAAAAAAACCATCGACTGGTATGTTGAACAGAGGAGCCGGGAACTCGGCACAAAGTTGATTCTGTAG
- a CDS encoding AtpZ/AtpI family protein, whose product MVGSTPQRGKGPQKMLIQFAYASSAGIAMVLAIFGCLYLGRYLDHKFGTGLIFTIVFLLLGIAGGFRNLIYVINKFSADEKSDTDGIQSESDREKPPPEKT is encoded by the coding sequence ATGGTAGGTAGCACACCGCAAAGAGGAAAAGGCCCCCAGAAAATGCTCATCCAGTTCGCCTATGCCAGCAGTGCAGGCATAGCGATGGTGCTGGCCATCTTTGGATGTCTGTATCTGGGCAGATACCTGGATCATAAGTTCGGAACAGGGCTGATTTTTACAATCGTTTTCCTGCTTCTCGGTATCGCGGGCGGATTCCGAAATCTCATCTACGTCATTAATAAGTTTTCCGCTGATGAAAAATCAGATACGGACGGCATACAGAGTGAATCCGATAGAGAAAAACCCCCTCCAGAAAAAACTTGA
- a CDS encoding ATP synthase subunit I has product MNPIEKNPLQKKLEITNWVVLAFFLLGSSALQSFRFSLGVLLGGMISIINFYWLHQDLRNTFQRLMDGSRAVILFKYCIRLAVTAAFLYLIIAYKVADVIGLLLGLSIVVINIVFTVIMAFHKKNFMEVS; this is encoded by the coding sequence GTGAATCCGATAGAGAAAAACCCCCTCCAGAAAAAACTTGAAATCACCAACTGGGTGGTTCTGGCTTTTTTTCTTCTTGGCAGTTCCGCCCTGCAGTCTTTTCGCTTCTCACTGGGAGTGCTGCTGGGAGGAATGATCAGCATCATCAATTTTTACTGGCTTCATCAGGACCTCCGCAACACGTTTCAACGCCTTATGGATGGATCCCGAGCAGTCATCCTTTTCAAATACTGCATCCGGCTTGCCGTGACCGCTGCTTTCCTTTACCTCATCATTGCTTATAAGGTGGCGGATGTCATCGGTCTGCTTTTAGGTCTTTCCATCGTGGTTATCAATATCGTGTTCACCGTCATCATGGCGTTTCATAAAAAAAATTTTATGGAGGTTAGTTAA
- the atpB gene encoding F0F1 ATP synthase subunit A — MHSLSFLANPYVPSHVVYAWFIMALLILCGLLLRRGMEILPGSFQSFMEVVIGGFDSLVTDTMGHEGKKFFPLIATIGLFILVSNLLGLVPGFESPTANLNTNAAMAVVVFILTHYVGIKVHGGKYIKQFMGPVWWLVPLMIPIELISHLVRPLSLSIRLFGNIEGGHIVVAVLFLLAPFLVPVPILFLKVFISLIQTLVFMLLSMMYIAGAMEEAH; from the coding sequence ATGCATTCTCTGTCGTTTCTTGCAAATCCCTACGTACCATCGCACGTGGTGTATGCCTGGTTTATCATGGCTTTGCTGATCCTGTGCGGCCTGCTTTTAAGGCGCGGCATGGAGATACTGCCCGGTTCATTCCAGAGCTTCATGGAAGTGGTTATTGGCGGGTTTGATTCCCTGGTGACGGATACCATGGGCCATGAAGGCAAGAAGTTCTTCCCCCTTATTGCCACCATCGGCCTCTTCATTCTCGTATCCAACCTTCTTGGTCTTGTCCCCGGCTTTGAATCCCCCACGGCGAATCTGAACACCAACGCCGCCATGGCGGTTGTGGTCTTCATTCTGACGCACTATGTGGGAATCAAGGTTCATGGCGGAAAATATATCAAGCAGTTCATGGGACCCGTATGGTGGCTGGTCCCCCTGATGATCCCCATCGAACTCATCAGCCATCTTGTTCGTCCCTTGTCACTCTCCATTCGACTCTTCGGAAATATCGAGGGTGGACATATTGTCGTCGCCGTGCTGTTCCTGCTGGCACCCTTTCTGGTTCCCGTGCCCATTCTGTTCCTGAAAGTCTTCATTTCCCTCATCCAGACCCTGGTCTTCATGCTCCTGTCCATGATGTATATCGCCGGAGCCATGGAGGAAGCGCACTAA
- the yihA gene encoding ribosome biogenesis GTP-binding protein YihA/YsxC, whose amino-acid sequence MKIVTVEFVKSATLPSGYPPGSLPEVAFVGRSNVGKSSLINTLLRRKQLARTSNTPGRTQLINFFNVNQELLFVDLPGYGFARVPEAVKREWGPMIETYLRDRECLRMVVFILDIRRDPSQEDLALKGWLDYYGRRTLFVLTKSDKLSRGESKRRQRSVQESLALPEMPLIFSAKTGLGRERILEEIRKAKGEARS is encoded by the coding sequence ATGAAGATCGTGACCGTCGAATTTGTCAAGAGTGCGACTTTGCCGTCCGGCTATCCTCCGGGGAGCCTGCCGGAGGTGGCGTTTGTCGGGAGGTCCAATGTAGGGAAATCCTCGCTGATCAATACCCTTCTGCGCAGAAAACAGCTTGCCCGGACAAGCAATACGCCGGGGCGAACCCAGCTTATCAATTTTTTCAATGTCAATCAGGAACTGCTGTTTGTCGATCTTCCCGGATACGGTTTTGCCCGGGTACCCGAGGCGGTCAAACGGGAATGGGGACCCATGATCGAAACGTACCTGAGAGATCGGGAATGCCTTAGGATGGTCGTTTTTATTCTCGATATCAGAAGAGATCCGTCGCAGGAAGATCTCGCGTTGAAGGGGTGGCTGGATTATTATGGCCGCAGGACCCTGTTTGTCCTGACGAAAAGTGACAAACTGTCCCGAGGGGAGAGTAAAAGAAGACAACGTTCTGTTCAGGAATCGCTGGCCCTTCCTGAGATGCCGCTGATCTTTTCAGCGAAAACCGGATTGGGACGGGAACGAATCCTGGAGGAAATCAGAAAAGCAAAAGGCGAAGCACGGTCCTGA